From the Planktothrix tepida PCC 9214 genome, one window contains:
- the cysT gene encoding sulfate ABC transporter permease subunit CysT — protein sequence MRIPVAQFNTQKPAFNNALKKLWRRFSFPWVFTFFYLIVMLILPFTALIRQSLMVSPQEFWNIAFSPVAISAYNVSFVTALAAGAMNGLMGTLIAWVLVRYQFPGKKLIDAAVDLPFALPTSVAGLVLATVYSDKGWIGQFFAPFGIKIAFTRLGVFVAMLFISLPFVVRTLQPVMQEMERETEEAAWSLGASQFQTFLRVLLPPLMPPILTGIALGFSRAVGEYGSVVIISSSIPFKDLIAPILVFQRLEQYDYVGATVVGAVLLIISLFLLVLINTLQHWGRRYSLKS from the coding sequence ATGAGGATTCCTGTAGCCCAGTTTAACACTCAAAAACCCGCTTTCAATAACGCCTTAAAAAAACTTTGGAGGCGGTTTTCTTTTCCGTGGGTTTTTACCTTTTTCTATCTGATTGTCATGTTAATTCTGCCCTTTACAGCATTAATTAGACAATCCCTAATGGTATCTCCCCAGGAATTCTGGAATATTGCCTTTAGTCCCGTTGCTATTTCGGCTTATAACGTTAGCTTTGTAACGGCATTAGCCGCAGGGGCAATGAATGGACTGATGGGGACTTTAATCGCTTGGGTGTTAGTTCGTTATCAATTTCCAGGGAAAAAATTAATCGATGCTGCCGTTGATTTACCCTTTGCTTTACCGACTTCCGTTGCGGGTTTAGTTTTAGCAACGGTTTATAGCGATAAAGGGTGGATCGGACAATTTTTTGCCCCCTTTGGGATTAAAATTGCCTTCACCCGTTTAGGGGTTTTCGTTGCCATGTTGTTTATTTCGTTGCCTTTCGTGGTGCGAACTTTACAACCTGTTATGCAAGAAATGGAACGAGAAACAGAAGAAGCAGCTTGGTCATTAGGTGCATCTCAATTTCAAACCTTTTTAAGAGTTTTACTCCCCCCCTTAATGCCTCCTATTCTAACCGGAATTGCCCTCGGTTTTTCCCGTGCAGTAGGAGAATACGGTTCAGTGGTGATTATTTCTTCGAGTATTCCCTTTAAAGATTTAATTGCCCCTATTTTAGTCTTTCAACGCTTAGAACAATATGATTATGTCGGTGCAACCGTCGTTGGTGCAGTTTTATTGATCATTTCATTGTTCTTATTAGTGTTAATTAATACACTGCAACATTGGGGACGTCGTTATTCTCTCAAAAGTTAA
- the cysW gene encoding sulfate ABC transporter permease subunit CysW: MLSRSSIKPDSSHPLPWVQWLLIGIALLYLALVLFIPAIAVFYEAFHKGTQEFITAINTRDFQSAMQLTLIIALIVVPLNTLFGLCAAWVIARNQFPGRTLLISIIDLPFAISPVVAGLMIVLLYGRNGWFGAALQNADIKVLFSLPGMVLATLFVSLPFVAREVIPVLEEVGSEQEEAARTLGAQDFQIFWRVTLPNIKWGLLYGVLLTNARAMGEFGAVAVVSGLIAGRTLTLPTFVEQAYKNYQTEAAFGAATILALLALVTLVLKEILERKTSRR; encoded by the coding sequence ATGTTATCCCGTTCATCCATCAAACCTGATAGTTCTCATCCTCTCCCTTGGGTTCAATGGCTTTTAATTGGCATTGCTTTACTCTATCTGGCTTTGGTTTTATTTATTCCAGCAATAGCCGTTTTTTATGAAGCCTTTCATAAAGGAACCCAAGAGTTTATCACCGCCATCAATACCCGCGATTTTCAAAGCGCAATGCAACTGACTTTAATCATTGCATTGATTGTTGTTCCTCTTAATACTTTATTTGGACTCTGTGCCGCTTGGGTGATTGCTCGAAATCAATTTCCGGGTCGTACCTTATTAATCAGTATTATTGACCTACCCTTTGCCATTTCTCCCGTGGTAGCCGGGTTAATGATTGTGCTGTTATATGGTCGTAATGGTTGGTTTGGTGCAGCGTTACAAAATGCTGATATTAAAGTATTATTTTCTCTCCCCGGAATGGTACTGGCTACGCTATTTGTTTCTTTACCTTTTGTCGCTAGAGAAGTGATTCCTGTTTTAGAAGAAGTGGGTTCAGAACAGGAAGAAGCCGCCCGAACTTTAGGAGCTCAAGATTTCCAAATCTTTTGGCGTGTGACCCTTCCCAATATTAAATGGGGTTTACTTTATGGTGTTCTATTAACCAATGCTAGAGCTATGGGTGAATTTGGAGCAGTCGCCGTTGTTTCTGGATTAATTGCAGGTCGAACTTTAACCTTACCAACCTTTGTGGAACAAGCCTACAAAAATTATCAAACCGAAGCCGCCTTTGGTGCCGCCACCATTTTAGCGCTACTCGCCTTAGTCACTTTAGTTCTCAAAGAAATCTTAGAGAGAAAAACCAGTCGTCGTTAA